GGGAGACTCTAGAAGAACTAAAATTGAATTTTATAGAAGGCGGGAAGAAAACTAGTGCTTTCCCAGGGGCCTGTAGGTGGCTGTCATTGACTGCttcttgtctctgtttctccagCATGTGTGCTGTGACTGCAAGAAGGATTTTTGCTCCGTCTGTTCAGTCTTACAAGACAATCTCCGTAGATGTTCCACTTGTCACTTACTACAAGAGACGGCCTTTCAGCGCCCACAGTTAATGCGACTAAAAGTCAAGGATCTCCGGCAGTATCTCATTCTTCGAAACATCCCCATTGACACCTGTCGAGAGAAGGAAGACTTGGTAGATCTCGTTCTCTGCCACCGCGGGCTGGGCTCTGAGGACGACTTGGACACGAGCAGTCTGAATTCTTCACAGTCCCAGACTTCTAGCTTTttcacacattcatttttttcaaactacACAGCCCCTCCTGCTACCGTGTCTTCGTTTCAGGGAGAGCTTATGGGTGGAGACCGGACCTTGGCATCTGGAGCGCTGGCACAGGTACGAGGCTGGGATTCCCCCCAAGGGCCTGGCGTGTCTGCTCGGCCAGATGTGGTGGGGTCTTTACGGCTTCGTGAGCCCCTGTGGGAGCAGAGATTGCACACGCCTCTGACTCCTGTGCACGTGGGCTCTCCTGGGGGGCACAGAGCCTCGGTGGCAGCAGTCCCTTGACTCGAGTTGCTTCAGTTTCCCAAGCCGTGAAATGCTGTTAAACTGATGACTGAAAAGTGGTGCATCAATGTTTGTAGGCTCATTTGTCAGGGACCACGTACACGATACAGTAAGTTAACCTAATGCCCTGTTGCCTTGCGACAGTAAAATTGCTCCAATTCTAATTTAGATAATGGGAAAAAGCCATCTGAATTAGTCAAAGGATGTGATGATTTACTAATTTCAGAGAGATGCCATGGTATTGTCCCAGTGGGGTCCTTGGGCATTCTGCTTGAATAACCTGCAAGGGCTTGTAATTAATATTCAGTTTGTACGTATGAATGACTCCAAAATACTGAATGGATTGTTTTGAACACTTCTCtccacatttaattttcttctctgaagaaagCAGTTAAAAGCAGAGGGAAATCGGGCCTACCTACCTCTAAATAGTCATAAAGTAGAGAAGTCCAAGCTaggaattttattaattttccaaaTGAGAGCTGGCATAATAATGATGCAAACATACGACACCTCTGACTTTTGTGCCGTTTTTGGTTATAGGACCCCACGTGGGAGGTGTGGGTCTTTGGGTGCTGTGACATGGTGCGTGTGAACCAGTGAGTGGGGTGGAATGTTTGAAGCTGGGAACTGACCTAGAGTATTGTAGAGCTATGGCCAAAATCAAGTCTGAAGAGAAAGATAGGAAAGATGGCACATAACCCATGCTGAAGGTCTCTGTGCTCTTCCTAAAGAAGAGTACCTCTGATTGTGGAGGCATTTCtgaaaactagaacaagcaacaGCCCTCGGTGAGGAAGTCTAAAAACCATTCTTTGGAGTCAAAATGTCTAAGTTCTTGTAGTGGGATTGAAGTCTTTCAAATCACTTGGCCCTGCTGCTTGGGCTGGACCTGGAACTTTagtttgtctctgtgtctcagaccAGCCTTGGCAGGTCCTTTGAGAACAATGCGGTGCAGTTACATATACTTATGGCTTTGGCATTTCGTGACGGGACCTTTCTCAGGGAGTTAATACTCTGGTGAGGTTTTacaaattcacacacacaaaggaatatgGGTTTTGAGATAACTTTATGGAAGGTAAGTTGTTTATGAAGTCATGTAGGGCCCAACTCTTTGGAGCCCAAGGTCACTGTGGAGTATGCCAGGTGTTGGGGTCATTCTCGGGGAGGATCTGTGGGAAAGGTTTTCTCCAGTGATAAATATTGACAAACAGGGTGGATGCCGTTAGGATAATAGGATTCCTAACCTGATGAGATCGATTATGTGTGTAGGTACAAAGTGAAATAGCTTCAGCaaacacagaagaagaagaagaagaagaagaagaagaagatgatgatgatgatgaagatgacgaagatgatgaggatgatgacgATGAAGAAAACTTGGAGGAGCGGGTGAGAGCTCCTGTCAAATTTGGTTTCCTTGACAGGGGAACCTGGCAGGCAGGTAGAGTGCCCATGCGGCCATGTGCCACATTAGCCCAGGATGTTTCTTCTGGTTTGAATGTAGCATCATCTAGAAGACACTTCAAGAACTGACGCGACGTCTGGGAAGAACACCAGGgccgggggtgggagggcagtggGACTGCGGGGTGAGGGGAGCATGCAGTCGCCTGGCTGTGGGAGGTCTGTGCTTGCAGGAATGGAGCTCAGGAAGCCCTCTGTGATTGCAGATGCCCGGCCTCTCCAAGAAGCGAGTGAGAGCTTCGCTCTCTGACCTGTCGAGCCTTGACGAGGTGGAAGGGATGAGCGTGCGGCAGCTGAAGGAGATCCTGGCTCGGAATTTTGTCAACTATTCTGGCTGTTGTGAGAAATGGGAGCTGGTAGAGAAAGTAAACCGGTTAtacaaagagaatgaagaaaaccaaaagtcatgtaggtttctttttttctttcttgcctctctGGTAGCCttcttttggcttttaaaaactgGCTGTTTCTGCCACAGTGAAGGCACGTTTTTGGCAAAAACTACCCTTTTATTGAGCGAATTAGATGTAGGAACCTGTTTGTCGATCTGTTAAGTAGTAAGTTTATTACGTGATGTTGGCTCTGAGATCACTAATGGCAGGTGAGTTAGGTAATCGTTTGTCAGTCTCGTTTCCTTCGCCATAATTTGTGAGAAGTCTGATGAAATTTGTTGTCTCTCTAAAAATGCGTGTTTTCTCACTGACCCCTCTGGCAGGCCAATACTTCGGTTAGCTTGGTAGCTTTTAAATCCTAACtgggaaaaagaaattctctACAGCCAAGATGTTAAGTAGTTCTTAGCATCAAGCATCAGGTTTCTGTGTAAGTTGTGAAAAGCTGAGGTTAAGAATTCTTCAACTATTGACTGATGAAGCGTGGAGCAGAAATTCTCAGCCAGTAACAGGGCCAAGCCATAGAGCGTTTATAGGCAAGAGAAAAGATTTTAGTGGTGTTTAGACCGACAAATACTATTTCTATCTAAACAGCCCTCCCATCACTAACTTTTCCATCTTgagttttttgtctttaaatctgCTTATAATACAGCAATTATTGATAAACAGGTTTATGCCCAGAATACACAGTAAGTGTTATGGCATCCCTATTGCTGAGGTGATGCCACAGTGGCAGATACACAGGTCTTAATCCTCAGAGCCTTCAGAGGTCCCAGGCCTTGGCTGGGAAATGGAATCCTCGCAGTGAGGGGAGAAGCCCGTTTACTTAGCAAGTGTAAGTGCCAGCTGCGTACGGTGAACAGTGGTCATACGTAGCTGTCCTtacccctacccccccccccccccaggagttTATGGTAGAGGAAGCCGTGACGTGCACGTTTGCCAAAGTGCCTTTTTCAGTTGATTCACTGCTTACCCTTTCCCTGGCCCAATCTCCAGGTGTGTGGAATACTCATTTTGTTTTGAGCACAGCTGGAATCTTCCCTAGTTTGACTGGCTGAAGCCACTTAGGTTGAGACTCACCCCGACAGTCTTACCTAATACCCTTGACAGACCCTGGCTCCTCTGCTTTATGCTCAGAACTTGTAAGAGTTGGAAAGAAACTTCCACGTAGGAGAGGGGACCAAAGCCTAGACTCTGATTTATTCAGTAGCCCTCTAGTGTCTTCTCCATTGGCTCATCCATTGTCTCATCCCATGCATCCTTTGTCCCCAGCCCCTGGTTTACAAGAATCTCCTGATTGTGGCATTGTTATTTCTCTTAAATCCAGAGACTACTGGCCCTTGAAGGTTGAATTCCTCTTCTAACTGTATTCGTGATATATTGATCCCCTCTACAAGCTGTAGAAAGGGAAGCCTCAGTGTCCACAGCTCCATGGACAAATCTCAGGCTGaggtgaactttttaaaattcattcagcaCTTTTCTTAACCCAGGTTGGATTTTCTCAGAACCCAACCTGGGCCACACAGCAAGGATGGCTTATCCATTCATTTCAAGTTAGAGAGACTCCAAATGTACCTGGGTGACCAGGAATACAGTTGGTTTTTGAGATACTTCTAAACTTTCCCCCAAGTACAGGCTGCTTGATGTACTTCATAACTTTTCTATCAGTGTGGAAATAAAGGTCCTACTGAGATGAAGCTCTGGACACTGActtttcccaaggccacacagttgGGTTGGAAATTCCAGTCGTGCTCTCTGAGGCCCATTAGGACAACATTGGGTCTCCTCATTTTCACTTACAGAAGTAATTTATCCTTATCGCAAAAACTTGGAGTTACATACagacaaaaaacagaaatcagtAGGTAACATTTGTTGGGCATTTCATAGCTGGCCTTAAGCATTTCTCACTTATTCTCCACAATACGAGGTACAGACATTATTATCACTGCCATTTCCAGCAGAGggaactgaggtgcagagaagttACAACCCTGGGCTCATTCGACGGCCGCTGCGGTCACCCCAGATGCCTGCTGAGCGCCCGTCGGGCAGCGCGGTGCCTGCAGCCCCAGCTGTCTGTTGCCTTTCAGATGGTGAGCGGCTGCAGCTGCAGGATGAGGAAGATGACAGCCTGTGCCGTATCTGCATGGACGCCGTCATCGACTGTGTCCTGCTCGAGTGTGGGCACATGGTCACCTGCACCAAGTGTGGCAAGCGCATGAGCGAGTGTCCCATCTGCCGGCAGTACGTGGTGCGCGCCGTGCATGTGTTCAAGTCCTGAAGCCCAGGTTCTTCCCGACAGGACGCTCGCCCCAAGCTTGATCCCAGACATTTCAATGCACAGAAGGGACTGGAAACTTACTGTTCAGAGGCTGAgactatttttaaaggttattttcaCTACTAACTGGGGACAGAAAGATTCGATCCTAAGTTGTGGCAACATTGGTCCACGCCATGCACCTATCAGCCTGTGGACAAGCCGTTTCCCAGGTTTTGCTGGGTTTCATCCCATGTCCATGATCACCAATTGCTGACGAAGTCAGACTGCTTACAGCGTCAGCTACTGCTCCCTTTGGAGAACACTTATCCTGTtctcttatttctccttcaccctatttttaacttaaacTACTCAGATGTTTGAGACTTCTGTTCTTTGGATGAGATCACTGTCCACAAGTGGCCAACACGGTACACGCTGAGCAGTGGCCTCTCTAATGTTCACTTTATTagtcatgtatattttaaatgctacTATTTGATGAATGTAAGTTTCCACATTGTTGCTATTTCTGCGTTTAAACGTAATTGGGAACAAAGGACATTCTATAGTCAACTGCCAGGGCCTTAGACTCAACACATCCATTTCTGTTCAGGTACAGCTTTTTAGAGTAAGGGCTGCCTGTAGCTTCGTTCATTAGAGAAGTGTGTGTGTTAAAATCTTTATTCACGTGTAATCAGTTTACACTGTTTTGTATAGTGAAAGTGTATTTTCAGTGCTACTGCTAGCTAATTTGAACTTTAGgaataaaattagattttaaaaaatgcttttgcttACATTGTCCTAGCCAGTTTCTAATTCACTTGGGTACAGGATGAATGGGTGTCTGCGCCTGGTGTAGTACCTTTCTTCACATGGGGACAGGAGCACCTTCAAAGCCTTGCAGTGATCTACCTTTGCTGCTGACTCCCCAGTAAGGTTAACTACAGATTTGCTGTTGACTATGACCAGGTATTGTGCCGAGTGCTTTCTAGTGTTCTCTAGCATTCTGAAATAGATGTTGCCTTGCTttgcaaatggagaaactgagaagtTAAAGAACTTGTCTAAGATCTTAAAAAGTGGCcaggacgcctggctggctcagttagaagagcatgggactctagatcttggggtcatgagttcaagctccatgttgggagtagagcttacttaaaaagtgGGTGAATTATTTGGGATGTGAATGTCTCTTAATAGAGCTGTTACCAAAAAAGTGATAATAAAACATTTgatacttgaagaaaaaaaaaaaaaaaaaaaaaaaaaaaggaagtggttAATGTCAGAATTTGAACTAGGTCTGATCTTAAACTCTTCTACTACCCCCCAGCAAATGAGAAACCTGACCCGAGCTTATGCAGAAAGGTTCCTGGGACACGAATGATctgaaattgcttttcttttatgtctAACTCTAACCAGGGTGGTGTTGAGACCAGCTGTGGACTCATTCCCACTGGTAGTGGGCAGGTGTGTTTGTAAGAAATGCCTGACTTCTCAGCTGAGTcctgttgggttttattttttgattctgCAGTGGGTAGCACACCTGCCTTTAAGTGCTCAGGATCTACAAGTgggggcagatagagaagaaAGTTGGCCTGGTTGTGAAGAAAAACATACCTTCCCCCCTTTTCTGGATTTTAGGGTCAAAGCATACAAACCAAAGCCTCGTGGATATTTCAGACACCCTTCTCTCCTGTTGGCCTACAGAGCCCAGGGTTGGTGTTAACCATAATTCACAGTAAGCAGCCTGAGCAGATCATTACCACACCACAGAACCAGTGAAAGCCCAACCCCTGCTGAAGCTGTAGGAGCACTTACCCTGTACCTTTCATCAGACCATGAACTCCAGAAATTCAACCTCGTCCACAAATCCCTAATTTGGTTGAAAGAAGTCTTCAAATACAGGCTGGCAGGTGATAGTAAACAGACAGAAACTAAGCAGCGGGTGGTTTGTCTTAAATTAGAAAACTGAGATTTATTTGCATATGATCTCAGCTTCAAACAGCTTGTTTGATGTTTCCTCTTGGATTTATAGAAGTTGTCCTGGGTACTTATTTTTAGCAAGAGAATAAAAAGTCTTaatggtggattttttttaaagtagtgttttgaggggcacctgggtggctcagttggttaagtgtcccaattttggctcaggtcctgatctcatggttcatgagtttgagccttgcatggggctctgtgctgacagcctggagcctgtttcggattctgtgtcttcttctctctgcctgcccgcccccccccccccccgccccaacaaaaataaaatttttttaaaaattaaaaggtagtGTGAAGTAATCTTGGTTTAGTGAATAGCCAACAGAAATAGTCTAGCAAGCTTGACAACTGAAATAACCACACCTTGTTAGGTAGACGTGTTAGGCAGAGGGTAAATATTTCTCTCTGCAATGTCCATTTTCTAGCTGGCATGTGCTGCCTCTAATTTTTTTGAACAGGTAATGTATGCATAAAAGTCTGAAGGTCTACAGAATACAAGGATGGCTCTTTGCCCCTATCCTCACAATACGGAAAGAGAACATTCGATGCTTTGGACATGCCATGGTATTATCCTTTGTAAATCTCAGGTTCCCTGGAAGGAGGGGAGATAGAGCCTATTTTCTAGGATAGGAAGCTGTGACCTAATCCACAAAGCACTGCCTCTGGCTTATGGTCCTGTCCGCTTCATCGGTTATGGTCTATGGATTCAGAGCAGCAATTTACAAGCATTTAACTCAGGCTGGCCTCATCtaaagctcatttttaaaaataacaggtcTGTAGAGAAACTGTCCTGGGCTATAACCTTAACCAGTTCCGTACACTTGGGAGAGCCCTTGAGCGACCATCACAGGACTGTAGTCTGCCTCAAGCCTACGGAGACTGCTGTCTTGGTTCTGAGGTGTCCCTATGGTAGCCGTGGCTCCCCAGTGCCGgcagccccctcctcctctcgGCAGGCCTGCATCCTCCCGGAAACATAGGAGAAACAGGGCCCTCTAACCCCAGGGACTGTTCACCTGAAGAACACTGTTACCCTTAAAGCAATTCCCAAGGAAGAAGATGCCTTCACTGGACATCAGGGTAACACGTATTCGGAAGTTCAGAGAACTCGGCtccaagaaaatggaaacttGGCCTCCTGTGCGGGTGTTCCGTGATGAACAGGCTTGCAAAGGTAAGCCacgtttttataaataaattgtagTGTTAAGCTAATCTTACCTCTGTAAAGTGCATCTCCTGAGTTAAATTCTGGGGTACACCAGTTTGAGTCAAAGGATCTCTAGGTTTTAACAGAAGGCAGGAGACGAGATGGGATCTAAAACCATTTTgcgtggccaaaaaaaaaaaaaaaaagggggggagcaATAAACTACTGAGGAAGGAAGTTgggttattttctccattttcagatTCACTAGAGCATTTTTCTATGGAAGTATGAACTTGCAGggccctgtttaaaaaaaaaaattttttttctatgatcTAAAATTACTTCCTACTGGTTTCTGTGTCTGCTAGCTGGGATAGTCACCTCCTATCCTTGTGCCTTCAGCCACCAAGCAGTGTGTGGCCTCCATGAGCTGCCTCTAGGGAGAGGCTGAGGAGGTGGATGTCCCCCGCCTGCTCCCCTGCGGCCACGGAAGGGGTCAGCGCCACCCAAACAGGTAAGCCGCCTCGCCCCTATGGCAGTTTGTACCGAATTCCTCCCCCTGCCTTCAGGAGTCCTAAACCAGTTCTCTCTGAAGCCAGGAAAAACATGGACCAGGGGGCCACAGCTTTTCTCTGGGGAATACGAAATTACAGCTTGTGTTATGCCAATGTCGAGACTACTGCCTCTGGATCTTTTAATCAAATTTCTAGTCCACTCCTAGAACAGAAACTCTCAAAGTCCAAGGGTGCTTTTTTTGTACAATTGTTTATACAAATTCAACAAAGGTAAAACCGCTTTGGGGAAGGTCTAGGAAAACAACACCTTACAAGAATGGCACTTATGGAGGCATAACTTTACAACTAGGAAATAGCCATGTTATAAACCTTGAACGAGAACTCAACTCAcctcaaaggagagaaaaaaggaaaagaaaggctatGTTGGATCATTTATTCTACTTGACTCACTGTATAAATTAATCTGTGTAGGTACAACAGCTCATGCGCTGGCCGCAAAACCCTCCTGAGTGCAAAGGCTGaagtctgaattttaaaattttgagaaataggTGAATTCTGTACAGAGTGTCTTACTTCGACTAGAATTAACATAGATCCACATGCTTAGGTAATTCTTGACGTCCAAAGCGGGCTCTCAACTTCCAGTTAAACATGCTTTTAACGGGAAGGTCTTGGCCTGCTCTGCCAGATCTGGGCACGTGTGTAGATGGGGCATCTGTGTTGATGAAGTACAGGTCAAGTTCTCGCCTACCTCAGGGAAACCAGGAAAGTTGGCAATCttcaaacaataaaaacacaggTATGCATTCAAACCTTgcataaataacttttaaacaaTTTGTACAAAAATAGTTCTGCATAATGTAAGATGtaacaaaaccaaccaaacaaaatgtCAAGATGGCAGCAGAGGCGGTGTGTGGCCCACTGTATGTCGACACCAGCCCTGGGGTTGCAAGGACTGAGGCGTCCAAGACAAAACACCACCACCAGCAAAAACTCCTAAGCTCGCTC
This DNA window, taken from Neofelis nebulosa isolate mNeoNeb1 chromosome 11, mNeoNeb1.pri, whole genome shotgun sequence, encodes the following:
- the RNF34 gene encoding E3 ubiquitin-protein ligase RNF34 isoform X3, yielding MWASCCGLLNEVMGTGAVRGQQSGFAGGTGPFRFAPNADFSTYPPAPTEGPNIVCKACGLSFSVFRKKHVCCDCKKDFCSVCSVLQDNLRRCSTCHLLQETAFQRPQLMRLKVKDLRQYLILRNIPIDTCREKEDLVDLVLCHRGLGSEDDLDTSSLNSSQSQTSSFFTHSFFSNYTAPPATVSSFQGELMGGDRTLASGALAQVQSEIASANTEEEEEEEEEEDDDDDEDDEDDEDDDDEENLEERMPGLSKKRVRASLSDLSSLDEVEGMSVRQLKEILARNFVNYSGCCEKWELVEKVNRLYKENEENQKSYGERLQLQDEEDDSLCRICMDAVIDCVLLECGHMVTCTKCGKRMSECPICRQYVVRAVHVFKS
- the RNF34 gene encoding E3 ubiquitin-protein ligase RNF34 isoform X2, translating into MKAGATSMWASCCGLLNEVMGTGAVRGQQSGFAGGTGPFRFAPNADFSTYPPAPTEGPNIVCKACGLSFSVFRKKHVCCDCKKDFCSVCSVLQDNLRRCSTCHLLQETAFQRPQLMRLKVKDLRQYLILRNIPIDTCREKEDLVDLVLCHRGLGSEDDLDTSSLNSSQSQTSSFFTHSFFSNYTAPPATVSSFQGELMGGDRTLASGALAQVQSEIASANTEEEEEEEEEEDDDDDEDDEDDEDDDDEENLEERMPGLSKKRVRASLSDLSSLDEVEGMSVRQLKEILARNFVNYSGCCEKWELVEKVNRLYKENEENQKSYGERLQLQDEEDDSLCRICMDAVIDCVLLECGHMVTCTKCGKRMSECPICRQYVVRAVHVFKS
- the RNF34 gene encoding E3 ubiquitin-protein ligase RNF34 isoform X1, with amino-acid sequence MKAGATSMWASCCGLLNEVMGTGAVRGQQSGFAGGTGPFRFAPNADFSTYPPAPTEGPNIVCKACGLSFSVFRKKHVCCDCKKDFCSVCSVLQDNLRRCSTCHLLQETAFQRPQLMRLKVKDLRQYLILRNIPIDTCREKEDLVDLVLCHRGLGSEDDLDTSSLNSSQSQTSSFFTHSFFSNYTAPPATVSSFQGELMGGDRTLASGALAQVQSEIASANTEEEEEEEEEEDDDDDEDDEDDEDDDDEENLEERMPGLSKKRVRASLSDLSSLDEVEGMSVRQLKEILARNFVNYSGCCEKWELVEKVNRLYKENEENQKSSEGTEVQRSYNPGLIRRPLRSPQMPAERPSGSAVPAAPAVCCLSDGERLQLQDEEDDSLCRICMDAVIDCVLLECGHMVTCTKCGKRMSECPICRQYVVRAVHVFKS